Sequence from the Candidatus Neomarinimicrobiota bacterium genome:
CGGCATCTCCTATACCCCGGCCCATATGCTGTCTGACCACCCTATGGAATTCAGGATTGAGGTCAATCCGGAGGAGGTCGCCGGCAAGTATATCCCCATTGTCCTCGCCGGGGGAACAGGAGATGCTGAGGATTTCTTGGCCGTCTACGTCAGGCTTGCCAATGATCCAGAGAGTTATTACAAGAGGAACCGTGCCCATTTTAAACAACTCCGAGAAAGCACCGTCCACATCACGACCCCGGTGAACGACGTAAACCTGGCCTTCGAATGGGCCAAAGTATCCTATGATAACCTGATAGTAACGAATCCCAACCTGGGTACCGGACTGGTGGCAGGGCTGGGGATCTCCGGCACCAGCGGCCGACCAGGATTCGGCTGGTATTTCGGCGGCGATGCCTTCATTAACTCCCTGGCGCTAACTAGCTACGGAGCTTACGCCGCAGTGAAAGACGTTCTCCGGTTTAACCAAAAATGGCAGCGGGATGATGGTAAAATGGCCCACGAGCTCTCACAGTCGGCCTTCGCTTACGTCGCTTGGTTTGAGGATTATCCCTACGGATATATCCACGGTGACACCACCCCATGGTATCTCGTGGCAAGCGGTGATTATTTCCGCACCACCGGTGACCTGGAATTCATCCAGGAGAGCTGGCCATCTCTAATGCGGGCCTACCAGTGGTGTTTAGGTACCGACCAAAACGGCGATGGACTTATGGATAATAAGGGTGCTGGGCTGGGAGCACTGGAGTACGGCCCCCTTACCGATATCCTAACCGATATCTACCTTGCGGGCATCTGGGTGAAGGCCCTCGAGTCGATGGGCTATCTGGCAGCCGCAATGGAAGACGATGACCTGGAAGCTGACTGCCAGAGGCGCTACCGGCAGGCGGTGGCGGTGCTTAATAAGCAGTTCTGGGACCGGAAGCATCAGTACTTTACTTATGCCTTTAACAGCAGCGGCAAGCAGGTCCCCGGGGTGACGCCCTGGAGCAGCCCGGGTTTGATGTGGCGGCTTTTCGAGCCAGAAAAAAGCCATGCCACACTCACCGGCATCAATTCCGCAGAACTCATGACCGATTGGGGAGCCCGCTCCATATCTGCCAAGAGCCAGTATTACGAGCCGTTGAACTACAACTATGGTGCGGTGTGGCCATTTCTCACCTCATTTGTTTCCACGGCCCAATTTGTGAACCACTTCGCCGAGGCTGGCTATGCCACCTTGCTATCCACCGTACGCCATACTTTTGACAATTCTCTTGGAAATATCACCGAGGTATTCTCGGGCCAGCGCAACGTCTGGCCGGCCGAGGCCGTGAGCCATCAGGGCTTCAGCTCTGCCGGCGTCGTGCTCCCACTGGTCAGGGGGCTGCTCGGACTGGTCGTCGATGGCGCGGAAGGTAAGGTTACCTTTGCGCCCCACCTCCCTGCCGACTGGCACCACATAGAAGTCGGTAACCTCATCGTAGGGCCATCAAAGGTCAACTTTGTTCTATCCAAGGACGAAAAAAGTCTGAACCTGTCGATCCGCGTCACGGGTGCTAGGCCGGTGAGTTTATTATTCTCACCGGCATTTCAATCAGGTGAGGTTACCGGTGTTTTACTCAATGGCGAAGCGGCTCCTTATGAGATCAGCGAAACGTCACAAGATTTCCATGTGATGATCAACGCTGAAATTCAGCAGGAAGCCAATATCAGGATTGATCGCACCCCATCCTTTGAAGTCGTATTTCCGCAGGTGGATTGCCGAACCGGCGATGCTAATCGTGGACTGAAGGTTATCGAGACCCAGCGCCTTGGGCGGGACTTGAAGTATGTTTTGGAAGGACTCTCCGGCGAAACCTACCTGCTGAAGGTGCTTAACCCGGACTATATCCTCAGGATTACCGGTGGCAAACTCGTTGGCAAAGGAATCGAAATCTCTCTTCCTGACGATAGCCCTGGTGAGTTTGTGCGCTGGTCACTGAAAATCGAGGGAAAGCGCTAATGTTTGTCCCGGCAGCGTTCTACGGCATTTTAAAAAGGGCATAGGAAGGAACTATATATAAATTCATAAGAAATAAAATATAATCATAGTAAAAATAAGTGGGAGTACGTAATGAAACACATAAGTAATACCATTGCCATATTCATACTGCTTTTTGCAATCAATATTAATCTTGCACAAGAATATGATCCAGTTGCCGATACAGATGCTATAGTTATTTCTGATAACGTTCGATTCACAGTACTAACTCCGAGAGTGATCAGGATGGAGTGGGCGGAGGACGGTGTTTTTGAAGACCATGCAACTTTAGTATTCATAAACCGGAAACTTCCTGTCCCTGATTTTAAAAAACTGACGCAAAATGGATGGCTTAGCATTGAAACCGATGCATTTAATTTAAAATATAAGCTAGGTAGCGGAAAATTTGCAGATAACAACCTTCAAATCAAATTTACTGTTGACGGGACCAATAAACTTTGGCGACCGGGAACCGAGAATCGTGGCAACTTATCAGGCACTGCCAGGACATTAGACGGGTACGATGGTAACATTAACTATCGAACGAAGGAAGAAATAGATCTGGGACAGGGGATTATTTCAAAGGACGGTTGGGTGCTAATTGATGATTCTGAAAGGCCAATCTTCGATAATTCCGAGTGGCCATGGGTGATGCCCAGACCGGAAAAAGAGAAGCAAGACTTATACTTTTTCTGCTATGGTTTTGATTATAAGACTGCCTTAAATGATTTTATAAATATTGCAGGAAAAATTGCTTTGCCACCCAAGTATGTTTTCGGTGCCTGGTGGTCGCGTTACTGGGAATACACTGATTGGGAATTACGTGAATTGATCCAAGAATTTGAAATACACGATGTGCCTTTAGACGTGCTGGTTGTGGATATGGATTGGCATATAACCACCAAACCTGAGTGGTATCAGAATGGAGAAAAGATACAGGATCAGGCCGGTCAGTGGGCAGGCTGGACTGGATTCACGTGGAATAGGAATTATTTTCCAGATCCGAATGAGTTTCTAAAATGGACCGATAAAAATGGACTCAGGGTATGCATGAATCTTCATCCTGCATCGGGAATACAACCGCATGAGGAGAAATATCAAGAAATTGCTAAGGCGATGGGTATCGATCCTAAGACCGGGAAATATGTCCCTTTTGATATTGTCAATAAAGATTTCGCAAAATCCTTCATGAAAATCATCTTACATCCTATGGAAGCCGCCGGCGTTGATTTCTGGTGGCTGGATTGGCAACAATGGAGTACAACCAAAATTCCGGGTGTAAATCCAACATTCTATCTTAACTACGTTTTCTTCAGTGATATGGAACGACGGAATGAGAAACGCTCGTTGATTTTTCACCGTTATGGCGGCCTCGGAAATCACCGATATCAAATCGGCTTTTCAGGCGATGCTTTTATCAACTGGCGTTCACTTGATTTTCAGCCATACTTTACGGCAACAGCTTCAAATGTCGGTTTTGGATTCTGGAGCCACGACATCGGCGGCCACATGTTCGGCGAAAGCAATCCTGAACTTTATACCCGCTGGATACAATTTGGCATATTCAGCCCAATCTTGCGAACACATTGCACAAAAAATCCCCGCATAGAACGCCGAATTTGGGCTTATCCATTAGAATATTTCTCTGCCATGCGCAGCGCCTTTCATCTCAGGTATTCACTCATACCTTATATCTATACTGCTGCCCGGCAAGCTTATGATACAGGCATTTCTATCTGTCGACCCATGTATTATGATTATCCTGAAGCAGAAGAAGCATATGCTTTTAAAAACCAATACATGTTTGGCGAGGACATATTGGTGGCTCCCATCACGCGTTCAATCGGCAATGACAGTCTATTTGTCTTAAAGGAAATATGGCTTCCTGAAGGCGATTGGATTGAATTTTGTTCAGGGACAGTATTTAAAGGCGGCAGGGTTATAAAGAGGGCATTTGCTTTAGACGAAATTCCATTATATGTCAGAGAAGGTTCGATAATTCCTATGCAGCCTAAAATGAAAAGAACTGACGAAAAACCAATAAATCCATTGATCCTTAATATTTTCCCAGGCAAAACAGGTTCTACCAGTGTATATGATGATGAAGGGAATAATCAGAACTATAAAGCCGGGACTTATGCCATAACAAATGTCACTTTCAAAAAAATTGACCATGAGAAAATAAACATTCGCATAGAACCTGTGAAGGGAAGCTTTCCCGGCATGTTGCTGTCCAGGGCTTACGAATTGAGGCTACCTCTTACTTTGCCACCAGAAGAGGTAAAAGTAAATGGTAAAACAATTAAATATGCGAGAGATTCCAACGTTAATTCCTGGAATTATGATGGCAATGAATTGTCAACACATATCTTTACGCCTGAATCAAGTGTCCGTCGAAAAGTCGAAGTTGAAATAGAGTTTCCTGAATATGATGTCACACTGCTTTCAGGCAAAAAGGGAGAGATAAATAAGCTCTTGAAATTCATAAAATTTTTAGCAGATAACAATTGGGACAAGTCCAAATATTCAAATGATCTAGCTGTTCATGTGGCCCAAACAGGGCATAGAATCAGCCTGAATCCTGATGATGCACTCTTGGAAATTCAACAATTCGATAAGGAATGGCAACAAGTGTTAGAAATGATCGAAACATATTCTCAAGAACAACCGAATTATGTATCCTATCTAGAGTTGTTAAAAACAAGTAATCTGAAGTGAAAATATTTCTTGTTAGCTTAAAATCCGGCTAACCAAACGGCTATACCTTTACCTGGCAATAACAGGAAATTCCGTTATCCGTAATCTCGTGCTTCCATAGGGGACGAGTTCCAGCTTCATAGCCGGTTGATCTGAGGTCACAGGGCTCACGGGCGGGTCATCAGCCGAATGGTTAACGATCCCCCACTGAGGAATTGCCTTGCCCAAGACCTCCAGGACGACCGGCGCATTTTCATGCACCCAAGGT
This genomic interval carries:
- a CDS encoding GH116 family glycosyl hydrolase, with protein sequence MQKIAASARIPKLILGFSLLAWLYPQIAASEMKGLVPAFQLESNDMALERRAQAFAPFDKVGRRFAILGLESGTFEAWGYPLKILRNFEFSFLIGSSTGKISGWEIARWISVTPEATVITYTHQSFVVRAIFITPVNEPGAIILLDIDSIEPMTVVASFLPVLQPMWPGGIGGQSAWWDNDLKAYIISELRHQNVGYVGSPAAAGISYTPAHMLSDHPMEFRIEVNPEEVAGKYIPIVLAGGTGDAEDFLAVYVRLANDPESYYKRNRAHFKQLRESTVHITTPVNDVNLAFEWAKVSYDNLIVTNPNLGTGLVAGLGISGTSGRPGFGWYFGGDAFINSLALTSYGAYAAVKDVLRFNQKWQRDDGKMAHELSQSAFAYVAWFEDYPYGYIHGDTTPWYLVASGDYFRTTGDLEFIQESWPSLMRAYQWCLGTDQNGDGLMDNKGAGLGALEYGPLTDILTDIYLAGIWVKALESMGYLAAAMEDDDLEADCQRRYRQAVAVLNKQFWDRKHQYFTYAFNSSGKQVPGVTPWSSPGLMWRLFEPEKSHATLTGINSAELMTDWGARSISAKSQYYEPLNYNYGAVWPFLTSFVSTAQFVNHFAEAGYATLLSTVRHTFDNSLGNITEVFSGQRNVWPAEAVSHQGFSSAGVVLPLVRGLLGLVVDGAEGKVTFAPHLPADWHHIEVGNLIVGPSKVNFVLSKDEKSLNLSIRVTGARPVSLLFSPAFQSGEVTGVLLNGEAAPYEISETSQDFHVMINAEIQQEANIRIDRTPSFEVVFPQVDCRTGDANRGLKVIETQRLGRDLKYVLEGLSGETYLLKVLNPDYILRITGGKLVGKGIEISLPDDSPGEFVRWSLKIEGKR
- a CDS encoding TIM-barrel domain-containing protein, yielding MKHISNTIAIFILLFAININLAQEYDPVADTDAIVISDNVRFTVLTPRVIRMEWAEDGVFEDHATLVFINRKLPVPDFKKLTQNGWLSIETDAFNLKYKLGSGKFADNNLQIKFTVDGTNKLWRPGTENRGNLSGTARTLDGYDGNINYRTKEEIDLGQGIISKDGWVLIDDSERPIFDNSEWPWVMPRPEKEKQDLYFFCYGFDYKTALNDFINIAGKIALPPKYVFGAWWSRYWEYTDWELRELIQEFEIHDVPLDVLVVDMDWHITTKPEWYQNGEKIQDQAGQWAGWTGFTWNRNYFPDPNEFLKWTDKNGLRVCMNLHPASGIQPHEEKYQEIAKAMGIDPKTGKYVPFDIVNKDFAKSFMKIILHPMEAAGVDFWWLDWQQWSTTKIPGVNPTFYLNYVFFSDMERRNEKRSLIFHRYGGLGNHRYQIGFSGDAFINWRSLDFQPYFTATASNVGFGFWSHDIGGHMFGESNPELYTRWIQFGIFSPILRTHCTKNPRIERRIWAYPLEYFSAMRSAFHLRYSLIPYIYTAARQAYDTGISICRPMYYDYPEAEEAYAFKNQYMFGEDILVAPITRSIGNDSLFVLKEIWLPEGDWIEFCSGTVFKGGRVIKRAFALDEIPLYVREGSIIPMQPKMKRTDEKPINPLILNIFPGKTGSTSVYDDEGNNQNYKAGTYAITNVTFKKIDHEKINIRIEPVKGSFPGMLLSRAYELRLPLTLPPEEVKVNGKTIKYARDSNVNSWNYDGNELSTHIFTPESSVRRKVEVEIEFPEYDVTLLSGKKGEINKLLKFIKFLADNNWDKSKYSNDLAVHVAQTGHRISLNPDDALLEIQQFDKEWQQVLEMIETYSQEQPNYVSYLELLKTSNLK